Within the Rosa rugosa chromosome 2, drRosRugo1.1, whole genome shotgun sequence genome, the region atactccaatgtaaatcatgaatattaacaagaactcatcaatcatgatcatcacatataaatatgataagtcaaatttcaattcatagtattttaatcatcccaaattccacactcttcaatgtcacaccattccacatataatcacgtaaatatatatatacgtaatcacccactcaggaatgaccactaataccaactatagttcacacaagaaaatcgtgaaattcattttgtataataaaaatcattttacttacccatggaccgtaattgatcaagtccatatgattttaaaacaaatatttatttcataaatattttcacgcaattacgacaaaataaggtaattaaatttattcggttcgtaatatgaaccacgtgaggtttactcacctctaaattcccgctgcgtcttcttaacagctcaaaatacaatttcacgaatcgtccgccaaatcaaaccgtcgatcacctaatcaaacatgaccttaacttagccaataactcaaaaacataatcaaacgacaatccaacggtcggattgaaattaaatgatgatccaacggtcggatcctcacggatcgccttcctaatcactgttttgcatttatacgaagatccaacggtcggatcttcgcccatgaccgcACAAAGCCTCTGGggcagtcatacgatcatcatatcaaaattatagGTTCATCTGACAGTCCTAATTCCACAGATcataaatctaacgatcgaaatctcaaaattcataactaattcatacgataaccgaaaaatgcgtataatacgccgaaatgatcgtatcgaaacatagaatcataaaattgacagaaactaaatttttgacctccggaggtggccggaaagggccgccggagttagggacagagccaccgccgaccaccacaattggtatcggggctgtgcttgtccccttcgttttctcattctggacacttttcataactagcacaagaccaaaaaatgacaggaagggatcgaaatgtaccaaaaatcagtcggtggccggaatttttccagaaaccggcgagctccaaaatcgacgtgaaaacgtcaatttaaggcttcgattccttcttaagagttgttaagaaactcaagaagaactcactggttcaagaatcacagaaaaatatggtctgtagctcgagatataccgatcgaaagcttcggtggtcggaaaaattccagaatccggcgagcttgagtttcgacgtaaaaacttcaacgaaacgcttcgattccttctggagagtttttcagaacttcaaggtgagctcactggttcaagaatcactcaaaaatacgtcctgtagctcgagatatttggatcgatagctccggtttcgttcttggcggggttgacttgtagttgctgctacgggatgcgccgccgtgtgaggctgcttctgggagcttcaggaagttgaggcgagcttgtggatggattttggtgaggattggtgaccggtagcttgagatatcaagcgtggttccaaaacgagctcaaaccgggcggagcttcccgccgccgctggtggccgtgtcacggtgcaaggctgcctctggcagctgcgcaaggctgagacgaagcaaaaggaagtggttcgacgccgtttggtggccggtggaggtagagagagaccgaagagcctttgctctgttttcggttGGATTTCGGAcgagaaagagagtgagagtttgagtgagagagagagagggtgtgaGTGAGGGAGAGTGTCGGCCAATGAAGATCAACTCAATCAGTTAACCCAAGCATAATCATTAAAGTTAAAGCAGCGAAATCATGAAAGTAAGCAATACtgctttgctttgattaaaagaaATCGACCGGGTATTACATTTTCTACCGAGTAATCAAAAATCAACCTCCCTGGACAGCTCCCCTGCATACCATAAAACAGCACAAGGGATTATCTCATCCCGAATGGTTGACCTacaccaaaaaataaaacaacaataaCCACACGTCAACAAATATTAATTCCAATAGGTCTACAGAGCTCAAGCATGCATTATAAAGCGAGTTGATGACTTAAAGCATCATTGTAAAAGATGATCATATTGGAGACATCGCCTGAGATAGTGTGCTATGCCTGCTTTTAAGAAAGGAGATGGAGAAGTTTAGCAGCCAAGAATTTGGGTTGTCCTGTTGTAACCAAGAAATAGGCCTCTCAAATCGATTTTACTCGCTCAATAAACACTTTTTCAACAAATGATCAAATATATTTCTTCTAGGTGAGTTTGAAGTACAATATATGgatgaaaattttaaaattttcagTAGGAAAGATGTGCGTTTCAGCCTAATAGTCTTCACTCTCGTCACagccatcatcttcatcctagtTTTCATcaccttcttcatcttctgacTCTCCCCAATCGATGGACATCTTTCCCTGCGCACCCTCCCCTACATACCATAGAACAGCACGAGGAATGATCTCGTCTCGAATGGTTAACCTATACAAAAAGATGGCAACAGCAAAGAAACAATTCAACAAAGAGTTATTTTGCACGATAGGTCAAGCAGACCTCGCTCGACCTCAATTCAAGCCATCATTGTAAAAGATTATTGTATTGAAAAGTGGTCATGGTCATGGTCTATGTAGTAGTTGACAGAATGAGCTCACCCAATGTAAAGATCTCGCCTCATCTCGTCTATGTGTTCCTTGGGctgttgaaaaaaaattaaatgagtTAGATGATACTCCAGGAGTTGAATACAACAGTATTTAAAGAAACTGGGAACTGTCTTACAGCTTTTTCATCAATTGGAAGTGGATCGAAAAAGTTGAAGAAACTTTCACATTGTTCCGGTCTAATGTCAACACTATTTATTTCCTTCTCAGGCTTCTTAATGACCTTCGATGTCAAGCAGTTTTTGGGATACCATTCGATCTTCAACCTGCAAAGCACAGTGGGTGTCAGCCAAATTATAGTCAAGTAAATACCAACAGTCATGCCCTAAAAGGTACCAAATAACTTACCCTGTTACTTTCTGTACAATGGCCTCATCTTCATCTAGAAATTCATATGTCTTGATCAAGACAGAGTTTTTAAAGAAAGGATTTTTATTAAAGAAGAACTCAAGTTTAAACCCCTTAGGACTATCTATCCTTGAGCACTTGATGTCTTTAAGATACATGAGAGCTCCTCCATCGGGAGTCGTAATCTGATTGTGAAAGATTAGGGAATGCACATACAAATTAAAACTATATAAACATTAAACAAGTGACTGTATGCAGAAGACATCAACTCCTCACCTCCGCATCTAGCAACTCATGGTTTACCAAAGCATGGCGCCAAAAGTTAGGTACACTTTTCTCTGCCAAAACACATAACCAGTAATTTTAATTTACCAACTGTCGCAAAGTAAATATTATACATATAAAGGTCAGTAGTGTACCTTCGGGAGCCTTGATATCTTGAATTGTAATATCCTCTTGATTAATTGATGTTTCGGAGTCATTAGACACTTTTTTAGCTTGAACAACACCATTCACAATATCGCATCGCTGCGAAGTGTtaacataaaataaattaaataaaattgaGCTTATCGATCATTCTAAAATGGTCAGTGACCAGCCCTAGCAGTGTATTTGATTAAGACATCAAAATACATGTATTTAGGTACACAGAGCATCGGTACAATACCTTATCATACAAATTCTGAAACAAGTTTTGATACTTGGCTTCAAGGTTTGCTCTTTCCTTGTAAAACATTTTCTTCAGTTCATCATGGTCGCTCTGCGAGTTGAGAAATTCTTTTTTTCACAAGTTGAAATAATACATGCAATATTTAAATTCatcaaataataataacaagGCAATAGAAAAATAGACACGTAATGAAACAACAGTCTAGAGATATGAATAATTCATTAACCAAGGAACGGACTTTCACAGCAAAACAACATAAGAAGAGAGTAGGCTACCTGAATGTTTTCAAGAATATTAACATGCTTTTTAACACCCGGGGATAGGCTATCAAGGAAACAGGAATGCTCTGTTGTGATCTTTGTCATCTGCTGTAGCGCAGCCTCCCCCGTAAACCATAATATAGCACGAGGAATTATCTCATCCCGAATGGTTAGTCTGCAAAAAAGAATAATGCCAATAACGGAAGAAATCAAGTAAACAAAGTATAAAAAGTACCGAGCTCTCACATGTCCAAAAATATCAAAGTTTAGACAGTATAAAAGAACACACCGTGACCACAGTCATGTTGGTTAAAAAGCAAGTCATGAACTCACCCAATGAAATAATTTTGTTCCATCTCGTATTTCAGTCCTAGGTCCTGTTGAGAATGAAAGAGGTATGGATAAAACCACTacaaattaatttaaaaaaaaaaaaaaaaagccacaaGGAAGACCCTCTTACTTTATACTTGTCATGGACTTCAGTCGGACTGAAAATGTTGAAGAAACTTCTAGAATGTTGAGTCATGTCTTTCTCCAAGCAGTTTTTTGAATGCCACTGAATTTCCGTCCTACAGAGCATTAGTTGCTAGCCAAATTATAAGTAAATTCAGACAAACAATCAAGCTAAACGAAACCAGACTATTTAGCATAAAATAAGGTACGAACCAAACTTACCCTATTACTTTCTCTATAATGGAATCATCGTCATCAATCATGTGATATGTCATGGTCAAGATAGAGTTCTTAAAGAAAGGGTTGGGACGAAAGTAGAATTCGAGTTTGAAACCCCTAAGGTTATCTGTCCTGACCCACTTGACGTTTTCAAGATGTTTGAGAACTCTTTCGTCATGGTCCATGATctgattcaaaaaagaaaaaagaaaaagaaaagttattGATTTCGCATACAATTaagttaaaacttaaaactaCGATAATTACAGATGAGAAACAATACGCACACAAGAACAACTCACCATATCATTTAGCACATCATTGCCTCTGAAAGCAAAGAGCCAAAAATTAGGCACTCCCTTTTCTGTGGAAATACATAACCAAAACTttctcaacaaaagaaaaaagtacatgtcataaaaagaaaattatacattgtatgataaataaataaatgaaggtCACTGGGGAAGAGAGGAAAATTACCCTCTTGATTTGCTGTTGCAGATTCACAATCAATAATGACTCCATTTGTGATATTGTATTGCTGCAAAGTGATAATTATTATAAATTTAAaaccagaatttttttttttttttatgtaagaTACAGAGAATCACAATAACACATATGCATACACAGTCTGCTTaccaattaaaaaaattaaatgccCCTAAGGAGCTTCTACACCTAAAGTCACCAATATCACGATACCTGTTCGTACAGAGGTTCATATGATTTCTCATATTTGTCTTCAAGTGCTCCCCTCTCCTTGTAAAACTCTGCCTTTAATCGGTCATGCACTTCCTGCAAGTTGAGAAAGCCTCAAGGTATTTTATTTGAAATAATATGCTATAATGTATATGCATATAGAACAGCACAAAAGACTACAAACTTCAAGAATATTACCTGAATCTCCATAAGTTCCTCAACGCGATTTCTGGCATCGAGTGAAAGGATCTTGAGGAGATAGGAGTGCTGCACAATAAATTAGAAAAAAGAATGGAAAAGTGAAATTTACTTAGAGTTTAATGTTTACTGGAGTAAGgctacttttttcttttttttttcaaccaaaAGTAAGAATTTTATTGCACAAAGTCAAAAACTGTACAAGACAGaacagaacaaaaacaaaatactaCTAGCAAAAGGGAGGCTCAAGAACATGCAAATTCCAGTAGGACACCCGCACAAGACATTAGCAACCAAGCACCATAAGATGAAAAGTGATGCAGCAGCATAATGTGAAAAATGTTGTAGCAGCAAAAGAAGAGAACAGAAGCAACAGCAAAAGAAGAATAATGCAGCAGCAGCACTCAAATAATTGATAAGGCTACCCAAGTGCAGAAGCAACGCAGCGAAGAACATATTGGCAGCAAACCAAAGAAAGCGTGGTCGAAGCTTGAGTAAGGTTATCATAGTTTATCAATTTATCAAGTGCAGAAGCAACCCAGCGAAGAACATATTGGCAGCAAACCCAGCGAAGAACATATTGGCAGCAAACCAAAGGAATTCATCATAGTTTATCAATTTATGAGTAAGGCTACTGACCTTGACAGGATTAAGAAAGCGTGGTCGAAGCTCTCCTTTACCAACTTCAGGCATAAAAATCAAAAGCAGAATTGAACAACCGCATCAGATTACAACATCTTAAACAAATGTGTCTAtataagtgtgtgtgtgtgtgtgtgtgtgagaaagagagagagagagagagagagagagagagagagagggcgagTACCAGCAGAAGATCCAAGATCAGAAACCTTGACGTTATCCTTGTCGTTCCTCATTCTAATCCAAATTACCACacaggaaaaaagaagaaagaaaagagagagagagagagagagagacggcaAAACAGTTCAGTTTTAGGGTGAAATTATTGTATACCCAGCCCTAGAAGTTTATTATTTATATTCCAGATTTACCCTCATTAAAAAAACCAAACGTGTGAAAAAACTAAACTACACACAGCAATTCGTCTTCTTCCTATCAACCCTCAACTGGTAGACCATCTTTTTGAGCATATGTGATGATTCAACCTGAATTATTTGGCATGAGACTGCAAGTTTGCGAAGTATGCAACAATATCaattgttgattttgattttgagtgAACAACTAGAGCCAAACTCATAAACTGATAAATTATGATGAATTCCTTATGATCTCTTTAATTTTGCAGCAATCTTAAGATAAGTTATCCATTCCTAGAGGAATTCTGATCCTTCACAATATCTTGACAATTAATCATCATCTCACAGCATATCGGCCAAGACCTCTTGCTGGTTTCAAATAGCCCTTGTTTTGAGGGAGTTcttctattttatttctttttgggTTGAAATGAGGGCTACTACAGGCCCTTATTTGTAAGTTTAAGTTTCTTCAATTGTTTAAGTTTCTCTTCAATTGTTTAAGTTTCTCCGATGACTGAAGCATTGTTCCGATATAAAACAAAATTTGAAAACAGTTTGTAAAGGGGAGTCTGGACAAATAGACAAGAGAGTAAGAGACAATAGATAATTTTGTGCTATACATCTGTTTGAAAAATCCATCAAAGTTATGAACAGACGGATATAAGAAAAAATAGTTTACCACTAACATCTGTATTTTATTCTAGATGAAACCAGAACAACCTACATTACTTATCTGTAGTCTATCAAGCACTTGGCTGGCCGGGAACAACCATGTTCTGAATATTTAGGGGCAAAACTACCTTCGACAAAAATTCAATGCCATGAGAATACCAAGCTTCGACTTCACACTTTATTCCGTTGTCCAACATATACCGCAGCCCCTCCTTTTCTTCCTCACTAATATATGGTTTCTTCAACAATGATCTTGCAGTCTTTATATCAAAATCAGTCATCTTCAACTTAAAATCTTCACGTATTTGATATCTTTCTATATCCTTGTGCAGCATACCTATCAACTTAATATCTGGTGTGGTGAGATTCTCACTGTCAAAAGACATGTTCTTCGACCCATTACGGAAGACGGAAAGAATCTTCAATCCATATGGATCGAAGTCCACAAGTGCAAACACAGGAAGCTGAAACTCACTCCACATTTTTCTCAAAAAGAATCTGCTTGCGACGTCTGGCATGCCTTTTGCTGTTATTAAGATGCAGCGATACTTTCTGCAAAATCCGTCCTCGACCAATCGTTGAAATACTGTCTCTTTCTCCACGACTAATATAAATAGTGCATCCTTATTTTTCATACTTTTAATCTTATCGGTCTTTGACGGGATCGGTGTTCCTTTAATG harbors:
- the LOC133729510 gene encoding nucleosome assembly protein 1;2-like, producing MRNDKDNVKVSDLGSSAVGKGELRPRFLNPVKHSYLLKILSLDARNRVEELMEIQEVHDRLKAEFYKERGALEDKYEKSYEPLYEQQYNITNGVIIDCESATANQEEKGVPNFWLFAFRGNDVLNDMIMDHDERVLKHLENVKWVRTDNLRGFKLEFYFRPNPFFKNSILTMTYHMIDDDDSIIEKVIGTEIQWHSKNCLEKDMTQHSRSFFNIFSPTEVHDKYKDLGLKYEMEQNYFIGLTIRDEIIPRAILWFTGEAALQQMTKITTEHSCFLDSLSPGVKKHVNILENIQSDHDELKKMFYKERANLEAKYQNLFQNLYDKRCDIVNGVVQAKKVSNDSETSINQEDITIQDIKAPEEKSVPNFWRHALVNHELLDAEITTPDGGALMYLKDIKCSRIDSPKGFKLEFFFNKNPFFKNSVLIKTYEFLDEDEAIVQKVTGLKIEWYPKNCLTSKVIKKPEKEINSVDIRPEQCESFFNFFDPLPIDEKAPKEHIDEMRRDLYIGLTIRDEIIPRAVLWYVGEGAQGKMSIDWGESEDEEGDEN